The Mercenaria mercenaria strain notata unplaced genomic scaffold, MADL_Memer_1 contig_5027, whole genome shotgun sequence region CCATTTGTCCTTGTACCTGAAAGTAATAGGGATGGTTCCGTTTCAATTTTAATTCACCATTTACAAGTTCACAAAAGAAATCTTTGTTTTGTGCAGCACTTAGTGGGGATTCCATTCTGTATTTGTAAGGACATTTGATTTCGAGAACACCATCTTTGTTATCCATATAATGTGGACAATGAATCATTCCATCTGGACTGCATCCTAGGTATGGATAATCAGTACAAACAATAAACCCACATTCAGTCACTGTAATTTCACTATGCTGTTGTCGAGCATTTTTCAAATAGAAACGACGGGCCGCTGGTTCGTGAGTTCTTCCCCATTTCACACTCGCACAATCAAAATCTGTATAACCTAAAACTGTCTTTAACATTGAATCTGGAGGTGTGTCGTCCCTTCTTTTACATATCAAACCAAAATTTGACGATGTCAATCTGTCTGCACGCGCAATTTTCCAGTTATGATTTTTAAGTTGTTTTCTTGTGGATTGCTctattaaaacacatttttcacTTGTAACACAGAGTTTCTCCAAATAATTTTTGAATGCGATTTGTACTTTTTCATCCCTAGTATTGACACAATCTCTATACATAAATGGTGGTGGTGAAAGTCCCAAGTCACTGACTTCACTGGTTGTGTTATGACTATTTggtctttgaaatttttttattgtagCAGGCTGGGACAATAAAAATCCAGCATAGGGATTGCACTTCTGTAGTTTATTGCAAAATCGTTCTAAGTTAACTGGTTCTACACTTCTTTTCAAACTACTACTATTTTCTAGTTTTACTTTTGTTGAttcatttgtgttaaatttctgttttttaaaaactaaatcatTAACTTTTTTTGGACTAAGTTTTCTCGATCGAGGTTGATTCCAAAGGCATTCTTTGGATGTAACAGCATGGAGCCCTTCTTTTTTCTTCTCTGACACATCAACCAAAGCATACATCAGTGCCGCCACATGATTGCACGACTCCCCTTCTCTGAAaagagaataaaaaaaacaatcggATAAAAACTAGTTTTAATATGTACTCAATAGTTTTTTCTATAGGAAGTGTCGAGCCGTCCTGTAACCGGACTCCTAGCCTCGATATATAGCCGTTgtgtaaaaaatatcattaattaaACTAATTTATTTCACTATTCTAAATAAATTTATTACCAGATGGCTAGAGAAATCCTAGCGGATGAACTTCGACAGAACACAAGCTAGGTGTCTGGTTAGTGGACGGTTggtcattttttatataaaacacaatTGAGCCTTTCGCAAACAATGACAGTTCCTAATTGATACCGGTTTAATAAGTCCACTGCTCGCTGCTAGAtgcatatcttttttatttaattatggTACTTATAGGagtgatcgtgtttgtatacaaatccgttgtattttctatttttagcacaaaTAAGAGAGAGATTGGGTGGGCAGatgccgagcgtccatgtttaaCCTGATTATTAATTCTAAAATTTAGTAATGCAACATTTTTTACCAGCAGAATATGTTACTTAAACATATAATTATGCAGGTTACATTCTGTGTCATTCACTAAAATAAATATTGGTTCTTACATTCATGGTGAAAGAGTTTCAAGACTTGTCTGACATTTAGTTAGACAAAGCAGGATAATTTGTGTGACCAAACGGAAATTCTATTGACAGAAAACATGTTTTGTCATGATGTTTGTCAGAAATGAACAGGTGCATAAAAAAACTGTGTTGTAAAAAGAGATAATTTGGCAGTAGTAAAATCCAACCTGCCCCGTACTGTATCGGACATACTGCATGTACAGTCTGACACACTGACCTTCTCATGCCGTGACTTGCTATTTATTGCCAGACAGGTCAGACAGCATTTCGTCACGACTGTTCTTATTCTATCAATACTGTTCATATTGTTACGAAAATATCTCAACATCTGGGTTAAAACTTGAACATTTCACTGAGCTAACTGAAATTTGAGATACTTACCCAGCATCGCATTCACATCCAGCAGCATGTACACGACCAGATATTTTAGACAGACATGTCCAAACTCTGTATTcgaatttgttttctttattggaCATTCCTGGCAGAGATTTCAACACTTTTGCTCTGACATAGCAATGTGAAATAGTCCTGTTTATTTCATG contains the following coding sequences:
- the LOC123543053 gene encoding uncharacterized protein LOC123543053: IDVDKAKVCDLRQYLRQRGLPVSGSKHELIQRAKGADEIGKRTLEETRIADENFAAVRRENRLVSPLGESLPEHSTLKSGWTRDVTQIPQFTNDDLYNYLQIYDLLITVCALPDLVLNDSRTFDNKPINAKKQLKAKVFYTDRHLHSVEFHEINRTISHCYVRAKVLKSLPGMSNKENKFEYRVWTCLSKISGRVHAAGCECDAGEGESCNHVAALMYALVDVSEKKKEGLHAVTSKECLWNQPRSRKLSPKKVNDLVFKKQKFNTNESTKVKLENSSSLKRSVEPVNLERFCNKLQKCNPYAGFLLSQPATIKKFQRPNSHNTTSEVSDLGLSPPPFMYRDCVNTRDEKVQIAFKNYLEKLCVTSEKCVLIEQSTRKQLKNHNWKIARADRLTSSNFGLICKRRDDTPPDSMLKTVLGYTDFDCASVKWGRTHEPAARRFYLKNARQQHSEITVTECGFIVCTDYPYLGCSPDGMIHCPHYMDNKDGVLEIKCPYKYRMESPLSAAQNKDFFCELVNGELKLKRNHPYYFQVQGQMAVTHRKWCDFFVWTLNGYSVERIQFDFDFWQKMHEKLTSFFMQFVIPEIFTRRVKRGKCLL